A single region of the Mycobacterium avium subsp. avium genome encodes:
- a CDS encoding enoyl-CoA hydratase/isomerase family protein, which produces MLRVVDLSSAPQDGPASPPGVIVAVGSADQIARSEFWLEAATFTLTEDACTDRRAVTVDSVSTSLDELTARCRRWPHASAICDDVLRAVDPAGPAARGLLTESLAYSTLQAGPEFARWLDERGPARMPEITDPVLARRDGDVLRIAFNRPQRHNAFSTDARAALLEALAVAQLDPSVTGIVLSGNGPSFCSGGDLAEFGTFADPASAHLARTRHSPALVLDALTARFGRACRAEVHGRVLGSGLEMAAFCGWVSARDDAVFGLPELALGLIPGAGGTVSITRRIGRWRTAYLVLSGRTVGAATALSWGLVDEVEAATASS; this is translated from the coding sequence ATGCTGCGGGTGGTCGACCTCTCCAGCGCGCCGCAGGACGGCCCCGCCTCACCGCCGGGTGTGATCGTCGCCGTCGGATCGGCTGACCAGATCGCCAGGTCCGAATTCTGGCTCGAGGCAGCGACTTTCACCCTCACCGAAGACGCCTGCACGGACCGTCGCGCCGTCACCGTCGATTCGGTGTCCACGTCGCTGGACGAGCTGACGGCACGCTGCCGGCGGTGGCCGCACGCCAGCGCGATCTGCGACGACGTGTTGCGCGCGGTGGATCCCGCGGGGCCGGCGGCGCGAGGGCTGCTGACTGAGTCGCTGGCGTATTCGACGCTGCAGGCCGGCCCGGAGTTCGCGCGCTGGCTCGACGAGCGCGGCCCGGCCCGCATGCCCGAGATCACCGACCCGGTGCTAGCCCGGCGCGACGGCGACGTGCTGCGGATCGCGTTCAACCGGCCGCAACGGCACAACGCGTTCTCCACCGATGCGCGCGCCGCGCTGCTGGAGGCGCTGGCGGTCGCCCAGCTCGACCCGTCGGTGACCGGAATCGTGTTGAGCGGCAACGGCCCCTCCTTTTGCAGCGGTGGGGATCTCGCCGAATTCGGCACCTTCGCCGATCCGGCCAGCGCGCACCTGGCGCGCACCCGGCACAGCCCGGCGCTGGTGCTCGACGCGCTGACCGCCCGGTTCGGCCGGGCGTGCCGCGCCGAGGTGCACGGCCGGGTGCTGGGCAGCGGACTGGAGATGGCGGCGTTCTGCGGGTGGGTCAGCGCCCGCGACGACGCGGTGTTCGGGCTGCCCGAGTTGGCGCTGGGGTTGATCCCCGGCGCCGGCGGTACCGTCAGCATCACCCGGCGGATCGGGCGTTGGCGCACGGCGTATCTCGTGCTGTCGGGCCGCACGGTCGGCGCCGCGACCGCGTTGTCCTGGGGGCTGGTGGACGAGGTAGAAGCGGCAACGGCCTCGTCGTAA
- a CDS encoding MaoC family dehydratase, with the protein MTSDGYARIREGGPYFDDLSVGQVFDWAPSVTLSSGLAAAHQAILGDRLRLALDADLCAAVTGLPAPLAHPGLVCDVAIGQSTLVTQRVKANLFYRGLVFHRFPVIGDSLYTRTEVVGLRANSPKPGRAPTGMAALRMITIDQADQLVLDFYRCGMLPASPEFTAEAGSVPHDDLSGIGADVPGPAHDPTAQWDGDVFRTEVPGPHFDPALAGSVLHSTGDVVSSAPELARLTLNIAATHHDSRVGGRRLVYGGHTIGLALAQAARLLPNLVTVLGWRSCDHTGPVHEGDTLYSELHIESARPTEHGGVLGLRSLVYAVSDTPDERDRAVLDWRFDALQF; encoded by the coding sequence GTGACCAGTGACGGGTATGCGCGAATTCGCGAGGGTGGACCGTACTTCGACGACCTCTCGGTGGGGCAGGTGTTCGACTGGGCGCCGTCGGTGACGCTGTCGTCCGGGTTGGCCGCCGCCCATCAGGCGATCCTGGGCGACCGGCTGCGCCTGGCGCTGGACGCCGATCTGTGCGCGGCGGTGACCGGCCTGCCCGCGCCGCTGGCCCACCCGGGGCTGGTGTGCGACGTGGCGATCGGGCAGTCGACGCTGGTGACCCAGCGGGTCAAGGCCAATCTGTTCTATCGCGGCCTGGTGTTCCACCGCTTCCCGGTCATCGGTGATTCCCTCTACACGCGCACCGAAGTGGTTGGGCTGCGCGCCAATTCACCCAAGCCGGGCCGGGCCCCCACCGGGATGGCGGCGCTGCGGATGATCACCATCGACCAGGCCGACCAGTTGGTGCTCGACTTCTACCGGTGCGGAATGCTGCCCGCCAGCCCGGAATTCACGGCCGAGGCTGGTTCGGTGCCGCACGACGACCTGTCCGGCATCGGCGCCGACGTGCCCGGCCCGGCGCACGATCCCACCGCGCAATGGGACGGCGACGTCTTCCGCACCGAGGTGCCCGGCCCGCACTTCGACCCCGCCCTGGCGGGTTCGGTGCTGCACAGCACCGGCGACGTCGTCAGCAGCGCACCCGAACTGGCCCGGCTGACGCTGAACATCGCTGCCACACATCATGATTCACGCGTCGGCGGCCGGCGCCTGGTGTACGGCGGGCACACCATCGGATTGGCGCTGGCGCAGGCCGCCCGGCTGCTGCCCAACCTGGTGACGGTGCTGGGCTGGCGGTCCTGCGATCACACCGGGCCGGTGCACGAGGGCGACACCCTCTACAGCGAACTGCACATCGAATCCGCCCGGCCCACCGAACACGGGGGCGTGCTCGGGCTGCGGTCGCTGGTGTACGCGGTCAGCGACACACCGGACGAGCGGGACCGCGCCGTGCTGGACTGGCGGTTCGACGCGCTGCAGTTCTGA
- a CDS encoding CD225/dispanin family protein, whose protein sequence is MTNPPAPPGGSPEWQGQQPEWQQPEGQGQQPPWQGQPPPAWQAPQPGGWPGQQPGAWPPPQPGWQVAPEPENYLVWAILCTVLCCLPLGIVSMVYSTKVSGLWAQGRYAEAQEAANNAKKWAIIGAIVGAVAAVIFVLIYVVAGVFVVSHLPSTTTTTYSGF, encoded by the coding sequence ATGACTAATCCCCCCGCGCCGCCCGGAGGTTCGCCGGAATGGCAAGGCCAGCAACCGGAATGGCAGCAGCCGGAAGGCCAAGGCCAGCAACCGCCGTGGCAGGGCCAGCCGCCGCCGGCCTGGCAGGCGCCGCAGCCGGGCGGCTGGCCGGGCCAGCAGCCCGGGGCCTGGCCCCCGCCCCAGCCCGGCTGGCAGGTCGCGCCGGAGCCGGAGAACTATCTGGTCTGGGCGATCCTGTGCACCGTGCTGTGCTGCCTGCCGTTGGGGATCGTGTCGATGGTCTACTCCACCAAGGTCTCCGGGCTGTGGGCGCAGGGCCGCTACGCCGAGGCGCAGGAGGCGGCCAACAACGCCAAGAAGTGGGCCATCATCGGTGCCATCGTGGGCGCCGTCGCCGCCGTGATCTTCGTGCTCATCTACGTCGTCGCCGGGGTTTTCGTGGTCTCGCACCTGCCGTCGACGACCACCACCACCTATTCGGGCTTCTGA
- the fadD4 gene encoding fatty-acid--CoA ligase FadD4, with protein MQIREYLGAGKPAVILYPSGTVVTFDDLEARANRLAHRFRKAGLREGDTVAILMENNEHIHAVMWAARRSGLYYVPINTHLTAAEAAYIVDNSSARAIVGSAALRDTCARIGEHLPGGLPDLLLMADGDLDGWERYPECVAGEPDTPIDDELEGDLLQYSSGTTGRPKGIKRELPHVHPAEAPGMMSALVGFWMTPESIYLSPAPLYHTAPSVWSMSAQAGGITTVVMEKFDAEGCLDAIQRHRVTHGQFVPAMFTRMLKLPEAVRHSYDLSSLQRVMHAAAPCPVEIKKQMIDWWGPIIDEYYASSEAIGSTLISAEEWLAHPGSVGKPMACEIHILDENGNELPPGQAGEIYFSGGYSFEYLNDEAKTAASRDKHGWVTVGDVGYVDEEGYLYLTDRRHHMIISGGVNIYPQEAENLLVTHPKVLDAAVFGVPDDEMGQRVMAAVQTVDPGDATDEFGAELLSWLRDRLAHYKCPRAIAFEEQLPRTDTGKLFKSGLIEKYSV; from the coding sequence ATGCAGATCCGCGAGTATCTCGGCGCCGGCAAGCCCGCCGTCATCCTCTACCCGTCCGGCACGGTCGTCACGTTCGACGACCTGGAAGCGCGCGCGAATCGGCTGGCCCACCGGTTCCGCAAGGCGGGTCTGCGCGAGGGCGACACGGTCGCCATCCTGATGGAGAACAACGAGCACATTCACGCGGTGATGTGGGCGGCCCGCCGCAGCGGCCTGTACTACGTGCCGATCAACACCCATCTGACCGCCGCCGAGGCCGCCTACATCGTCGACAACAGCTCGGCCAGGGCGATCGTCGGTTCGGCGGCGTTGCGCGACACCTGCGCGCGGATCGGCGAGCACCTGCCCGGCGGTCTGCCGGATCTGCTGCTGATGGCCGACGGCGACCTCGACGGCTGGGAGCGCTACCCGGAATGCGTTGCCGGCGAACCCGATACGCCCATCGACGACGAGCTCGAGGGCGACCTGCTGCAGTACTCGTCGGGAACCACGGGACGGCCCAAGGGCATCAAACGCGAACTGCCGCATGTCCATCCGGCCGAAGCCCCAGGCATGATGTCGGCGCTGGTCGGCTTCTGGATGACGCCCGAGTCGATCTACCTCAGCCCGGCTCCGCTGTACCACACCGCGCCGTCGGTGTGGTCGATGAGCGCGCAGGCCGGCGGCATCACCACGGTGGTGATGGAGAAATTCGACGCCGAGGGCTGCCTGGACGCCATCCAGCGGCACCGGGTCACGCACGGCCAGTTCGTCCCGGCGATGTTCACCCGCATGCTGAAACTGCCTGAAGCCGTTCGTCATTCGTACGACCTGAGCAGCCTGCAGCGGGTGATGCACGCGGCGGCGCCGTGCCCGGTGGAGATCAAGAAGCAGATGATCGACTGGTGGGGCCCGATCATCGACGAGTATTACGCCTCCTCGGAGGCCATCGGCTCGACGCTGATCAGCGCGGAGGAGTGGCTGGCCCATCCCGGTTCGGTGGGCAAACCGATGGCCTGCGAGATCCACATCCTCGACGAGAACGGCAACGAGCTGCCACCGGGGCAGGCGGGCGAGATCTATTTCAGCGGAGGGTATTCCTTCGAATACCTCAACGATGAGGCCAAGACCGCCGCCTCCCGCGACAAGCACGGCTGGGTCACCGTCGGCGACGTCGGCTACGTCGACGAGGAGGGCTACCTGTACCTGACCGACCGGCGCCACCACATGATCATCTCCGGCGGGGTGAACATCTATCCGCAAGAAGCGGAGAACCTTCTGGTCACCCACCCCAAGGTGCTGGACGCCGCGGTGTTCGGGGTGCCCGACGACGAGATGGGCCAGCGGGTGATGGCGGCCGTGCAGACCGTCGATCCCGGCGACGCCACCGACGAATTCGGCGCCGAGCTGCTGTCCTGGCTGCGGGATCGGTTGGCGCACTACAAGTGTCCGCGAGCGATCGCATTCGAGGAGCAGCTGCCGCGCACCGACACCGGCAAGCTCTTCAAGAGCGGGCTGATCGAGAAGTATTCGGTGTGA
- a CDS encoding acyl-CoA dehydrogenase family protein — protein sequence MNDEEDMLVATVRAFIDREVKPTVREVEHADAYPEAWIEQMKRIGIYGLAVPEEYGGSPVSMPCYVRVTEQLARGWMSLAGAMGGHTVVAKLLTLFGTEDQKQAYLPRMASGEIRATMALTEPGGGSDLQNMSTTALPDPDSDALVINGAKTWISNARRSGLIALLCKTDPKATPRHKGISILLVEHGPGLTVSRDLPKLGYKGVESCELSFDNFRAPATAVLGGVAGQGFSQMMKGLETGRIQVAARALGVATAALEDALAYAQQRESFGQPIWQHQSVGNYLADMATKLTAARQLTRYAAERYDSGERCDMEAGMAKLFASEVAMEIALNAVRIHGGYGYSQEYDVERYFRDAPLMIVGEGTNEIQRNVIARQLVTRGGI from the coding sequence GTGAATGACGAAGAGGACATGCTGGTCGCCACGGTGCGGGCGTTCATCGACCGCGAGGTCAAACCGACCGTGCGCGAGGTGGAGCACGCCGATGCCTATCCCGAGGCGTGGATCGAGCAGATGAAGCGGATCGGGATCTACGGGCTGGCGGTGCCCGAGGAATACGGTGGTTCGCCGGTGTCCATGCCGTGCTACGTGCGGGTCACCGAGCAGCTGGCGCGCGGCTGGATGAGCCTGGCCGGGGCGATGGGCGGGCACACCGTGGTGGCCAAGCTGCTGACGCTGTTCGGCACCGAGGACCAGAAGCAGGCCTACCTGCCGCGGATGGCCAGCGGCGAAATCCGGGCCACCATGGCGTTGACCGAGCCCGGCGGCGGCTCGGACCTGCAGAACATGTCGACCACCGCGCTGCCCGACCCCGACTCCGACGCCCTGGTGATCAACGGGGCCAAGACCTGGATCAGCAACGCCCGCCGTTCCGGCCTGATCGCCCTGCTGTGCAAGACCGACCCGAAGGCGACGCCGCGGCACAAGGGCATCTCGATCCTGCTCGTCGAGCACGGGCCCGGCCTGACGGTGTCGCGGGACCTGCCCAAGCTGGGCTACAAGGGCGTCGAGTCCTGCGAGCTGTCCTTCGACAATTTCCGGGCACCTGCGACGGCGGTGCTGGGCGGTGTTGCGGGCCAGGGTTTTTCGCAGATGATGAAGGGTCTGGAGACGGGCCGCATCCAGGTGGCCGCCCGCGCGCTGGGGGTCGCCACCGCGGCGCTCGAGGATGCGCTGGCCTATGCCCAGCAGCGGGAGAGTTTCGGGCAGCCGATCTGGCAGCATCAGTCGGTCGGGAATTATCTGGCCGACATGGCGACCAAGCTCACCGCGGCCCGCCAGCTGACCCGTTATGCCGCCGAACGTTACGACAGCGGCGAACGCTGCGACATGGAAGCCGGGATGGCGAAACTGTTCGCCTCCGAGGTCGCCATGGAGATCGCGCTGAACGCCGTGCGCATTCACGGCGGCTACGGCTATTCACAGGAATACGACGTGGAACGGTATTTTCGTGACGCGCCCCTGATGATCGTCGGCGAAGGCACCAACGAAATCCAGCGCAACGTGATTGCCCGGCAACTGGTGACCCGCGGCGGGATCTGA
- a CDS encoding CoA transferase: MGDVSAAATDWGGSGLAYLTGLPDGPADFSRAPVLSRAHQVAAAIGARLGVDAAAAVLLSGRAALLGLRRAGQVSPGGATRLLAARDDHCALTLSRADDLAAVPALLQVDDMAGDPWPALRCWAAGRATAEIVERATLLDIPAAALGEARPAAERIQPIAPGGAPRSPRGLLVADLSSMWAGPLCGQLLARAGATVVKVESPRRPDGTRAGNRAFFDWMNHGKLCYGIDFDRDADQLRELLTVSDIVIEGSRPAALRRRGLGPADIAPRPGRIWLQITAFDDDRPGFGDDAAVGGGLVGTSAAGPVFCGDAIADPLTGLHAALAVAESLGRGGGELIRLSMAGVAAGYAALGTEPPTSDAPVSPPAPPPPSGPASALGADNAAVRHLVSQRRCRSC; the protein is encoded by the coding sequence ATGGGTGACGTGAGCGCCGCCGCGACCGACTGGGGAGGTAGCGGGCTGGCCTATCTGACCGGCCTGCCCGACGGCCCCGCCGACTTCTCCCGCGCCCCCGTGCTGTCCCGGGCGCACCAGGTGGCGGCGGCCATCGGGGCCCGGCTGGGCGTCGACGCCGCCGCGGCGGTCCTGCTGAGCGGGCGGGCCGCCCTGCTCGGGCTGCGGCGCGCCGGTCAGGTGTCGCCCGGCGGGGCCACCCGGCTGCTGGCGGCCCGCGACGACCACTGCGCGCTCACCCTGTCCCGCGCCGACGACCTGGCCGCCGTCCCGGCGTTGCTGCAGGTCGACGACATGGCCGGCGACCCGTGGCCGGCGCTGCGGTGCTGGGCCGCCGGCCGGGCCACCGCCGAAATCGTCGAGCGGGCGACGCTGCTCGACATCCCCGCGGCGGCGTTGGGCGAGGCGCGCCCGGCCGCCGAACGCATCCAGCCGATCGCACCGGGCGGCGCGCCGCGTTCGCCGCGCGGCCTGCTGGTCGCCGACCTGTCTTCGATGTGGGCCGGCCCGCTGTGCGGGCAGCTGCTGGCCCGTGCCGGGGCCACCGTCGTCAAGGTGGAAAGCCCACGCCGCCCCGACGGCACCCGGGCCGGGAACCGGGCCTTCTTCGACTGGATGAATCACGGAAAGCTCTGCTACGGAATCGATTTCGACCGCGACGCCGACCAATTGCGTGAGCTGCTCACCGTCAGCGACATCGTGATCGAGGGTTCCCGGCCGGCGGCGTTGCGACGTCGCGGGCTCGGACCGGCCGACATCGCGCCTCGGCCCGGGCGAATTTGGCTGCAAATAACCGCTTTTGACGACGATCGGCCGGGCTTCGGTGATGACGCCGCGGTGGGCGGCGGCCTGGTGGGCACCAGCGCCGCGGGGCCGGTGTTCTGCGGCGACGCCATCGCCGACCCGCTGACCGGGCTGCATGCGGCCCTGGCGGTGGCCGAATCGCTGGGCCGCGGCGGCGGCGAACTCATCCGGCTGTCCATGGCCGGTGTCGCCGCCGGCTACGCCGCGCTGGGCACCGAGCCGCCGACGTCGGATGCGCCGGTGTCACCGCCGGCGCCCCCGCCGCCGTCGGGGCCGGCCTCCGCGCTGGGCGCCGACAACGCCGCCGTGCGTCACCTGGTCAGCCAAAGGCGTTGCCGGTCATGCTGA
- a CDS encoding GGDEF domain-containing protein gives MTADQVSQPPASGSSRFAVYDYVDGRERLVHAVQELSLARSLPDIQRIVRSSARELTGCDGATFVLRDNDRCYYADEDAIAPLWKGSRFPMTSCISGWAMLNRDAAVIPDIYRDPRIPHNLYRPTFVKSLVMVPIRKLDPIGAIGNYWAEPHQPSEHEVRLLQALADSTSMAMENVAIYSEMEQRVRDRTAALERANEEIRRLSVTDELTGLNNRRGFYLLAGQKLSGSHRLGHACVLAFLDVDGLKQVNDEQGHDAGDMLIKDVAEVLRSIRRESDILARIGGDEFCVMVTESDQDSAPLRERLAEAFAAFNATGDRPYRLSASVGLVRAPVFDTASVDELLARADELMYVEKKARRTAG, from the coding sequence ATGACCGCCGACCAGGTCTCGCAACCTCCCGCATCTGGATCGAGCCGCTTCGCCGTCTACGACTACGTCGACGGGAGGGAGCGTCTGGTGCACGCGGTTCAGGAACTGTCCCTGGCGCGCAGCCTGCCGGACATCCAGCGCATCGTCCGCTCCTCAGCGCGCGAGCTCACCGGCTGCGACGGCGCCACCTTCGTGCTGCGCGACAACGACCGGTGCTACTACGCCGACGAAGACGCGATCGCGCCGCTGTGGAAGGGCAGCCGCTTCCCGATGACGTCGTGCATCAGCGGATGGGCCATGCTCAACCGCGACGCGGCGGTGATCCCCGACATCTACCGCGACCCGCGCATCCCGCACAACCTGTACCGCCCCACCTTCGTCAAGAGCCTGGTGATGGTGCCGATCCGCAAACTGGACCCGATCGGCGCGATCGGCAACTACTGGGCCGAGCCGCATCAGCCGTCCGAGCATGAGGTGCGCCTGCTGCAGGCGCTGGCCGACTCGACCTCGATGGCCATGGAGAACGTCGCGATCTACTCGGAGATGGAGCAGCGGGTGCGCGACCGCACCGCCGCGCTGGAGCGGGCCAACGAGGAGATCCGCCGGCTGTCCGTGACCGACGAGCTGACCGGGCTGAACAACCGTCGCGGCTTCTACCTGCTGGCCGGGCAGAAGCTCAGCGGCTCGCACCGGCTGGGCCACGCCTGCGTGCTGGCCTTTCTCGACGTCGACGGGCTCAAGCAGGTCAACGACGAGCAGGGCCACGACGCGGGCGACATGCTGATCAAGGACGTCGCCGAGGTGTTGCGCAGCATCCGGCGCGAGTCCGACATCCTGGCCCGCATCGGTGGCGACGAGTTCTGCGTGATGGTCACCGAAAGCGACCAGGACAGCGCCCCGCTGCGGGAGCGGCTCGCCGAAGCGTTCGCGGCTTTCAACGCGACCGGTGACCGGCCCTACCGGCTCTCGGCCAGCGTCGGCCTGGTGCGCGCACCGGTCTTCGACACCGCCAGCGTGGACGAACTGCTGGCCCGCGCCGACGAGCTGATGTACGTCGAGAAGAAGGCCCGCCGAACCGCCGGCTGA